From Cyclobacteriaceae bacterium, a single genomic window includes:
- a CDS encoding tetratricopeptide repeat protein, giving the protein MKVISILVLIFLITDCFGQSRPDSVIATLSHQPDSVKVQTLNQLALQYSQRDNVRCRQYAEKGLEISKTINFSRGEADASCILCGVMAQQGQFSEALDMCKRAEVIYAKANYGIGLADVFNRVGLVYNFQGQYPQALESFTKSLKLLRQLNQKDKIPLTEENIGMVYFRQGDYLLALDYFKECYKEYQEQNNISSSTKILVNMGAAYNRLKMPVQALEAHMKSLEFFEKNNNYMGMGIANNNIGNVYWETKDYRKALTYYEKSLAIKLKMNDKRGTAVSLKNIAETYLILNEFDKAKENIDRSLKIAEEIGSKEQMKDAYDILVKVYEATKDYKKALTFEKKMMQAKDSLFSSEKTEQISRMRALYETEKAERETEVAKLEALKKDVAIELLNKEREVEEGQRNVLIIAVISLLAISLLIYFQFYQKKRSNQVLVEKNEIIGKALSEREILLREIHHRVKNNLQIISSLLNLQSRSVEDKAAHGAVIESRNRVRSMAMIHEQLYQEDTLTGVSMPEYVQHLVDSLGRSYGVDQKNIEWKLDVDALLLDVDTAIPLGLILNELLTNSLKYAFADQQTGSISVSLKQKNGKLHMLVSDTGKGIDVNEKSGNSFGLNLVNSLAQKLRAEVSISTDRGTRVELVVTEFKLANLKSAVPV; this is encoded by the coding sequence ATGAAAGTCATCAGCATCCTGGTTCTCATCTTCTTAATAACGGATTGCTTTGGGCAGTCCAGACCGGACAGCGTGATCGCAACGCTATCGCACCAGCCTGACTCTGTTAAAGTGCAGACATTAAATCAGCTGGCCCTTCAGTATTCCCAAAGAGATAATGTCCGGTGCAGGCAGTATGCTGAGAAAGGGCTGGAGATTTCAAAGACTATTAATTTCTCAAGGGGAGAGGCGGATGCATCGTGTATTTTATGTGGAGTGATGGCTCAGCAGGGACAGTTCTCTGAAGCGCTGGACATGTGCAAGCGCGCTGAAGTCATTTATGCTAAAGCGAATTACGGAATTGGATTGGCAGATGTATTTAATCGTGTGGGACTGGTCTATAATTTTCAGGGACAGTATCCGCAGGCACTGGAGAGTTTTACAAAATCGCTGAAGCTCTTGCGTCAGCTGAATCAGAAAGACAAGATCCCATTAACGGAAGAGAATATCGGTATGGTCTATTTCCGTCAGGGCGACTATCTGCTGGCGTTGGATTATTTTAAAGAGTGCTACAAAGAATATCAGGAGCAGAATAATATTTCATCATCCACCAAGATACTGGTGAACATGGGTGCGGCATACAATCGTCTGAAGATGCCGGTTCAGGCACTTGAAGCACATATGAAATCCCTGGAGTTCTTTGAGAAGAACAATAACTACATGGGGATGGGGATTGCAAACAACAACATCGGAAATGTTTATTGGGAAACGAAAGATTACAGGAAAGCGCTTACATACTATGAAAAGAGTCTTGCGATTAAATTGAAGATGAATGATAAACGTGGAACGGCGGTTTCCTTAAAGAACATTGCGGAGACGTACCTGATTCTTAATGAATTTGATAAGGCCAAAGAGAACATTGACCGAAGTCTGAAGATTGCGGAAGAGATCGGGTCGAAAGAGCAGATGAAAGATGCTTATGATATCCTGGTAAAGGTATATGAGGCGACAAAGGATTATAAAAAAGCATTGACCTTTGAAAAGAAAATGATGCAGGCAAAGGACAGTTTGTTCTCATCTGAGAAGACAGAGCAGATTTCCCGGATGAGGGCGTTGTATGAAACAGAAAAAGCGGAACGGGAAACGGAAGTGGCTAAGCTGGAAGCTCTGAAAAAAGATGTTGCTATTGAGCTTCTGAATAAAGAGCGTGAGGTAGAAGAAGGTCAACGGAACGTTCTCATTATAGCAGTCATTTCATTGCTGGCGATTTCTCTTTTGATCTACTTTCAGTTTTATCAGAAGAAAAGATCAAACCAGGTTCTCGTGGAGAAGAATGAGATCATTGGCAAGGCATTGAGCGAACGGGAGATCTTGCTGCGGGAGATTCATCACAGAGTAAAAAACAATCTGCAGATCATATCAAGTCTTTTGAATCTTCAGTCCAGGAGTGTGGAGGACAAAGCAGCACACGGTGCAGTGATTGAAAGCAGAAATCGTGTAAGGTCCATGGCGATGATCCATGAGCAATTGTATCAGGAAGATACTTTGACAGGCGTGTCGATGCCGGAATATGTTCAGCATCTGGTGGATAGTTTAGGGCGATCATACGGTGTGGATCAGAAGAACATAGAATGGAAGCTTGATGTTGATGCGCTTTTGCTCGATGTGGATACTGCCATTCCCCTGGGTCTGATATTGAATGAGCTGCTGACCAATTCACTGAAGTATGCGTTTGCGGATCAACAGACTGGAAGTATCTCGGTATCATTGAAGCAAAAGAATGGGAAACTTCACATGTTAGTATCTGATACCGGAAAAGGAATCGATGTGAATGAGAAGTCAGGGAATTCATTCGGGTTGAATCTTGTCAACTCACTGGCTCAGAAGTTAAGAGCGGAAGTATCCATCTCAACCGATCGCGGTACACGCGTTGAGCTGGTGGTGACTGAATTTAAGTTAGCGAATTTAAAGTCCGCCGTACCGGTTTAA
- a CDS encoding T9SS type B sorting domain-containing protein yields the protein MQRILLLFACFLFCVELSAQTINRAEYFIDNDPGNGNAIPLTISPSASQNNEFSIDISALSRGFHIVGFRYRDDLGRWTLTTSRRFYILPAPVAPPTVATSIVKAEYFLNTDPGPGNGVSLPLTAGATLDNTFSLDISALASGFHQAAVRYQDNLGRWSLFLHRKFYIIPFNVFTAPTIVKAEYFVDTDPGFGSGINLPITASASIDELFSLDMSSVPTGNHKLYIRVKDSKGFWSYTLAADFTVEVCIPPTAPTVTNGNHCGPGTVALSASGTTAGNYRWYTLPSGGIAIPGEVNASYTTPSLTTTTLYYVSIVNGPCESARTTVTATINAPPSAPTVTAGNGCANSSITLTAFGAAAGQYRWYATSVGGTAIIGAVNSTYITPVLTTTTTFYVTIHDGTCESSRTPVDANVIPLPASPLASNPAPVCSGASVTLTASGGTNGQYRWYDGATLIPGEVNATYVIANLAATKSYGVSIHNGTCESAKAPVTATVSPCNPPNVAAEVGAAFNNGVITIDLGDLVSDTDGNLDPSSIVIVTQPSSGAKATVEDFKLVIDYTGLPFTGSDVIELQVCDLTMMCSKKSISIQLERDIRIYNAVSPNGDGKNDSFYIEYIDIIPDTRQNKVFIFNRWGDEIWEGTNYDNSSVSFTGTSKNGTELPTGTYFYKIQFAKRETLTGFISLKR from the coding sequence ATGCAAAGGATCCTTCTTCTCTTCGCATGCTTCCTCTTCTGTGTTGAATTATCAGCGCAGACGATCAACCGTGCGGAGTATTTTATTGACAATGATCCTGGCAATGGCAACGCAATCCCACTCACTATTTCTCCGTCCGCTTCACAGAACAATGAATTCAGCATCGACATCAGCGCACTGTCACGTGGATTTCATATCGTTGGCTTCCGGTATCGGGATGATCTTGGAAGATGGACATTAACGACCAGCAGGAGATTCTACATTCTGCCTGCACCGGTTGCTCCACCAACGGTTGCCACCAGCATCGTGAAAGCAGAATATTTCTTAAACACTGATCCCGGTCCCGGCAACGGAGTTTCATTGCCTCTCACTGCCGGAGCGACTCTGGATAATACTTTCAGCCTCGACATCAGTGCATTGGCATCAGGCTTCCATCAGGCGGCAGTTCGTTATCAGGATAATCTCGGAAGATGGTCGCTATTCCTTCATCGTAAGTTTTATATAATTCCTTTCAATGTGTTTACAGCTCCAACGATTGTAAAGGCAGAATACTTTGTTGACACAGATCCGGGCTTTGGTTCAGGAATAAATCTGCCCATCACTGCATCCGCCAGCATCGATGAGCTATTCAGTCTCGACATGAGCAGTGTGCCCACCGGCAATCATAAACTTTATATAAGAGTAAAAGACTCCAAAGGATTCTGGAGCTATACACTGGCTGCCGACTTTACCGTCGAGGTATGCATTCCTCCTACCGCCCCGACCGTCACCAATGGAAATCACTGCGGACCTGGAACGGTAGCCCTTTCTGCCAGCGGCACCACTGCGGGAAATTACAGATGGTATACGCTGCCGAGTGGCGGGATTGCCATCCCGGGAGAAGTGAATGCATCGTATACAACTCCATCTTTAACTACCACCACTTTATATTATGTATCGATCGTCAACGGTCCGTGTGAAAGTGCCCGCACCACAGTGACCGCGACAATCAATGCACCGCCATCGGCTCCAACTGTTACAGCAGGCAATGGATGCGCAAATTCATCGATCACCCTCACCGCCTTCGGTGCTGCGGCAGGTCAGTATCGCTGGTACGCAACATCGGTTGGTGGTACAGCGATCATCGGTGCGGTTAACTCAACCTACATCACACCAGTGCTGACGACGACTACTACTTTCTATGTTACCATTCATGATGGAACCTGTGAAAGCTCGCGCACTCCTGTAGATGCAAATGTGATTCCATTACCTGCTTCACCATTGGCAAGCAATCCGGCGCCTGTCTGCTCCGGAGCAAGTGTCACGCTTACAGCCTCAGGGGGAACCAACGGACAATACAGATGGTATGATGGAGCAACATTGATCCCGGGTGAGGTCAACGCGACCTATGTTATTGCAAATCTTGCAGCAACAAAAAGCTATGGCGTTTCGATTCATAACGGAACATGCGAGAGCGCTAAAGCACCGGTGACTGCCACAGTGAGTCCTTGTAATCCACCGAATGTAGCGGCTGAGGTTGGGGCAGCATTTAACAATGGAGTGATAACTATTGATCTTGGTGATCTGGTGAGTGATACGGATGGCAATCTGGATCCGTCTTCTATTGTGATCGTCACACAACCTTCCAGCGGAGCCAAAGCCACGGTGGAAGATTTCAAATTGGTAATTGATTACACAGGACTTCCTTTTACAGGATCAGATGTAATTGAACTACAGGTTTGCGATCTCACGATGATGTGTTCAAAGAAGAGCATCTCGATTCAGCTCGAAAGAGATATCAGGATCTATAATGCTGTCTCCCCCAATGGTGACGGGAAGAATGACAGTTTCTACATTGAATACATTGATATCATTCCGGACACGCGGCAAAACAAAGTATTTATTTTCAATCGCTGGGGAGATGAGATCTGGGAAGGCACCAATTATGATAATTCCTCCGTATCATTTACAGGAACCAGTAAGAACGGAACAGAACTTCCCACCGGAACCTACTTTTATAAGATACAGTTTGCAAAGCGCGAGACCCTTACCGGATTCATATCCTTAAAGCGCTAG